From Coffea arabica cultivar ET-39 chromosome 9c, Coffea Arabica ET-39 HiFi, whole genome shotgun sequence, one genomic window encodes:
- the LOC113709025 gene encoding glutathione S-transferase T2-like — translation MVNEFNQCYNKLVGEHYSGWNDDQIKQHARELFHQNKNKHFVYEHVWVMLKIDPKWKANTPMQRSSKKVRTDESGAYTSSSNVDSSFDIDDSEVRPLGQKAAKKEKRKEKSKTNEQDVDGELNQIRRMLKKHKEEKLQAMENLANKLDNYNFGSDYEILLKDTPGMSEQQLKIHEQMCSILKVKYNIP, via the coding sequence ATGGTCAATGAATTTAACCAATGCTACAACAAATTGGTTGGAGAACATTATAGCGGGTGGAATGATGATCAAATCAAACAACATGCACGAGAGCTTTTTCACCAGAATAAGAATAAGCATTTTGTATATGAACATGTATGGGTGATGTTGAAAATTGATCCGAAATGGAAAGCAAATACTCCTATGCAGCGTTCTTCAAAAAAGGTAAGGACTGATGAAAGCGGGGCATACACTTCTTCATCCAATGTGGATTCAAGTTTTGACATCGATGATAGTGAAGTTCGTCCACTTGGTCAAAAAGcagcaaaaaaggaaaagagaaaggaaaaatcaaaaacGAATGAGCAAGATGTTGATGGAGAACTTAATCAAATCCGGAGGATGTTGAAAAAgcacaaagaagaaaaattgcaaGCTATGGAAAACTTAGCAAATAAGTTAGACAATTATAATTTTGGAAGTGATTATGAAATCTTATTGAAGGATACCCCAGGCATGTCCGAGCAGCAGCTTAAAATTCATGAGCAAATGTGTTCCATCCTAAAAGTCAAGTATAATATTCCTTAG